The [Limnothrix rosea] IAM M-220 genome has a segment encoding these proteins:
- a CDS encoding glycosyltransferase family 2 protein encodes MLVYISVVIPTYNRKPILTKCLDALEQQQVPEELQNGGYEIVVVDDGSTDGTVTWLQNDATQYPHVRLFEQAHKGAAAARNLGVEQAKGDIIIFIDSDLVVTETFLAAHLEGLRQGKRKLKSDRLFTYGRVINTANFAEPTSEPFKVTDYSAAYFATGNVAIARQWLLEAGLFDTGFQLYGWEDLELGVRLKKLGLTLIKCPDAVGYHWHPPFSLEQIPQLIDQEIQRGKMGVVFYEKHPTWEVRMMIQMTILHRILWGVLSLGGWLNEKRLKPLLTWLIKRGKSQLALEVARIFLNWYNVQGVYAAYREAKTSS; translated from the coding sequence ATTTTGGTTTATATCAGCGTCGTGATTCCGACCTACAATCGCAAACCAATTTTGACAAAATGTCTCGATGCCCTAGAACAACAGCAAGTCCCCGAAGAATTACAAAATGGTGGCTACGAAATTGTCGTTGTTGACGATGGCTCCACCGATGGCACTGTGACGTGGCTCCAAAATGACGCGACTCAGTACCCCCACGTCCGTCTCTTTGAACAAGCCCATAAAGGCGCAGCCGCAGCCCGCAATCTCGGCGTTGAGCAAGCCAAGGGTGACATTATTATTTTCATTGACAGTGATTTAGTCGTCACAGAAACCTTCCTCGCGGCCCATCTCGAAGGTCTGCGCCAAGGCAAACGCAAACTGAAAAGCGATCGCCTCTTTACCTACGGTCGTGTCATTAATACCGCTAATTTTGCCGAGCCAACTTCAGAACCCTTTAAAGTCACCGATTATTCCGCCGCCTATTTCGCCACGGGCAATGTGGCGATCGCCCGCCAATGGCTCCTCGAAGCAGGCCTATTTGATACCGGCTTTCAGCTCTACGGCTGGGAAGACCTTGAACTCGGTGTACGCCTCAAAAAACTAGGTTTAACATTAATTAAATGTCCCGATGCAGTGGGCTACCATTGGCATCCCCCCTTTAGCCTGGAGCAAATCCCACAATTAATCGACCAAGAAATTCAACGGGGCAAAATGGGTGTCGTGTTCTACGAAAAGCATCCGACCTGGGAAGTGCGCATGATGATCCAAATGACAATCTTGCACCGTATCCTCTGGGGTGTGCTATCCCTAGGCGGTTGGCTCAACGAAAAACGCCTAAAACCTCTTTTAACTTGGCTCATTAAACGCGGAAAATCCCAGCTCGCCCTTGAAGTAGCTCGTATCTTCCTAAATTGGTACAACGTTCAAGGGGTTTATGCAGCTTATCGTGAAGCAAAAACTTCTTCCTAA
- a CDS encoding PP2C family protein-serine/threonine phosphatase produces MPAADPIQDDVEFLKAQIAKLSREQTKIQDLLSSLGFALRSFNNLNQFLELTPLMSARVSDADGGALLTFTQEGRICLEKIYCAQGDHCGVIKQTFNQLESFGAGGSAPLDLDRIDDWLQSELEDIAILHSTSILVKNTERGRLYIFSVDEAYVWDITRRKLVQLVADQTAVAIANNDLTSKLRQKEKQDRELEIASEIQNHLLPRACPQINGLAIAAECRNAYRVGGDYYDFIPSNYDRVRHQDDPKLVQCVPWSIVIGDVMGKGVPAGLIMTMTRGMLRAEVLNRHSPARVLTHLNRVMYPDLDNSHRFVTLFYSEYDPSSRKLSFCNAAHHPPLLWRAQSDTIEKLDTWGMLIGLDMDSKYEESEVTLELGDIVLYYTDGFTDAVNAHGDRFDEENLYQSFQDACRTHTTPNEIVAALFKKVGQFTYPKIRNSDDMTLVVVQVQSETVKPC; encoded by the coding sequence GTGCCTGCTGCCGACCCCATCCAAGACGATGTTGAGTTCCTTAAAGCCCAAATTGCGAAGCTCAGCCGTGAACAAACTAAAATCCAAGATCTTTTAAGTTCTTTGGGTTTTGCGCTGCGTAGTTTTAATAATTTAAATCAGTTTTTAGAGTTGACTCCCCTGATGTCCGCGCGGGTTTCTGATGCTGATGGTGGTGCGTTGCTCACCTTTACGCAGGAAGGTCGCATTTGCCTCGAAAAAATTTATTGTGCTCAAGGCGATCACTGCGGTGTCATTAAACAAACTTTTAATCAGTTAGAAAGTTTTGGAGCTGGTGGTTCTGCTCCTTTGGATTTAGATCGTATTGATGATTGGTTGCAATCGGAGCTAGAGGATATTGCGATTCTTCACAGTACGTCTATCCTTGTTAAAAATACCGAGCGCGGCCGACTTTATATTTTTAGTGTTGATGAGGCGTATGTTTGGGATATTACCCGTCGTAAATTGGTGCAATTAGTCGCGGATCAAACGGCTGTGGCGATCGCCAATAATGATCTCACCAGTAAATTGCGCCAGAAAGAAAAGCAAGACCGCGAACTCGAAATTGCTTCGGAAATTCAAAATCATTTACTGCCCCGTGCCTGTCCACAAATTAATGGTTTGGCGATCGCCGCCGAATGTCGCAATGCCTACCGAGTCGGCGGCGACTATTACGACTTTATTCCGTCAAACTATGACCGGGTACGCCATCAAGATGACCCAAAATTAGTACAGTGTGTGCCTTGGAGCATCGTCATTGGTGATGTAATGGGTAAAGGTGTGCCTGCGGGTTTAATTATGACCATGACCCGGGGGATGTTGCGGGCAGAAGTCCTAAACCGCCACTCGCCAGCTAGGGTTCTTACCCATTTAAATCGGGTCATGTATCCAGACCTTGATAATTCCCATCGCTTTGTGACGCTGTTTTATTCTGAGTATGATCCGTCGAGCCGCAAACTCTCTTTCTGTAATGCGGCTCACCATCCGCCGTTGTTATGGCGTGCCCAGTCGGACACCATCGAAAAGCTAGATACTTGGGGCATGTTGATCGGTCTGGATATGGATTCTAAGTATGAAGAAAGCGAAGTGACTCTAGAGCTCGGCGATATCGTTCTTTATTACACCGATGGTTTTACTGACGCGGTGAATGCCCATGGCGATCGCTTCGATGAAGAAAATCTTTACCAAAGTTTCCAAGATGCCTGCCGTACCCACACCACTCCAAACGAGATTGTTGCAGCCCTATTTAAGAAAGTAGGACAATTTACCTATCCTAAAATTCGTAATAGTGACGATATGACTTTGGTGGTTGTGCAGGTACAATCGGAAA
- the hetZ gene encoding heterocyst differentiation protein HetZ, which produces MESLVQFTQQQLEQSTKASESQCHQVAERIVEEVNRICRESDRIQRTGEVGKWQKNLAEHRIRQCLNYYKLGSRRGRVELQSTLSAIIYRYISLRQGISSYQAKVNLIEDFLQGFYAETLNAFRREADVLPTYSPRSLLELSEYMAFTERYAKRRITFSRGRSQQLIILRAQTFSQQQPLEASVDMTAAESSFSRDDKEWEGVAMQQLRTYMATQGEDNELTDRNLRETVAQELIQYLEEKQQLDCIDYFVLRLRDCATAEIESVLGLTPRQRDYLQQRFKYHLIRFALSHNWELVHQWLGATLEQNLGLTPSQWDNLLEELSDPQQKLLELKQQGLTHKEIAKSLSLTPSQTDKLWGKLLETAWDLRNKTLT; this is translated from the coding sequence GTGGAGTCACTTGTTCAGTTCACCCAACAGCAATTAGAGCAATCAACAAAAGCGTCTGAATCGCAATGTCATCAGGTGGCAGAGCGCATCGTGGAAGAAGTCAATCGGATCTGCCGAGAAAGCGATCGCATTCAACGCACAGGCGAGGTCGGCAAATGGCAAAAAAACCTTGCCGAACACCGCATTCGCCAATGCCTAAACTACTACAAACTCGGCTCAAGGCGCGGCAGGGTTGAGCTGCAAAGTACCCTAAGCGCCATTATTTATCGCTACATTTCTCTCCGGCAAGGGATTTCCAGCTATCAGGCGAAGGTCAATCTCATTGAAGACTTTTTACAAGGTTTTTACGCAGAAACATTAAATGCCTTCCGGCGAGAAGCCGATGTTTTACCCACCTATAGTCCCCGTAGCCTCCTAGAATTATCTGAATACATGGCCTTTACCGAGCGTTATGCGAAGCGTCGGATTACCTTTTCCCGGGGGCGATCGCAGCAACTCATCATCCTTAGAGCCCAAACCTTTTCCCAGCAGCAACCCCTAGAAGCTTCCGTCGATATGACCGCAGCCGAAAGCTCCTTTAGTCGTGACGACAAAGAATGGGAAGGCGTAGCCATGCAACAACTACGTACGTACATGGCAACCCAAGGTGAAGATAACGAACTCACCGACCGCAACCTCCGGGAAACCGTTGCCCAAGAGCTAATCCAATATTTAGAAGAAAAACAGCAACTAGATTGCATAGACTATTTTGTCTTGCGGCTGCGGGACTGTGCAACGGCTGAAATCGAGTCTGTACTAGGCTTAACGCCTCGCCAGCGAGACTATCTACAACAACGCTTTAAATACCATTTAATTCGTTTTGCCCTGTCCCACAATTGGGAATTGGTACACCAGTGGCTTGGGGCGACTTTGGAACAAAATCTTGGGTTAACACCGAGCCAGTGGGACAATCTCCTTGAAGAATTAAGTGACCCTCAACAAAAACTACTGGAGCTAAAGCAACAGGGACTAACCCATAAGGAAATAGCCAAAAGCCTTTCCCTGACACCATCTCAAACTGATAAACTCTGGGGAAAGCTCCTAGAGACCGCTTGGGATCTCCGTAACAAAACCCTGACTTAG
- a CDS encoding serine/threonine protein kinase: MSDVLLKEFCDRLRIELRPQLQFASEHPYHPVVVYHCPAPWQVLGTGNYAAVFIHPDFPDWVAKIYAPGRDGFAAEVDVYQRLGCHPAFSECHHAEDGYLVLKRLDGITLYDCLHQGIAIPPQVITEVDEALDYARQRGLTPHDVHGKNVMLSATGKGLVVDISDFLHSAPCHAWDDLKRAYAWIYQPIIAKLNLKIPYILLDQVRHLYRVWRRWAKG; encoded by the coding sequence ATGTCGGATGTTTTACTAAAAGAATTCTGTGATCGTCTCAGAATAGAATTGCGACCCCAACTTCAATTTGCCAGCGAACATCCTTACCATCCTGTGGTTGTTTACCATTGTCCAGCACCGTGGCAAGTATTAGGCACAGGTAACTACGCAGCTGTATTTATTCATCCCGATTTCCCTGATTGGGTTGCTAAAATTTATGCTCCGGGTCGTGACGGTTTTGCGGCAGAAGTGGATGTTTATCAGCGTCTTGGCTGCCACCCAGCTTTCTCTGAATGTCACCATGCAGAAGATGGATATCTTGTTTTAAAGCGTCTTGACGGTATCACTTTGTACGATTGTCTGCACCAAGGCATCGCGATTCCGCCACAGGTGATTACTGAAGTTGACGAAGCTTTAGACTATGCACGTCAGCGGGGCCTAACTCCCCATGATGTCCATGGCAAAAATGTGATGCTTAGTGCAACGGGGAAAGGATTGGTGGTGGATATCTCAGATTTTCTTCATTCGGCTCCCTGCCATGCTTGGGATGATCTCAAGCGAGCTTATGCTTGGATATATCAACCCATAATCGCCAAGCTTAATCTAAAAATTCCCTACATTTTGCTAGACCAAGTGCGGCATCTTTATCGTGTGTGGCGGCGATGGGCAAAGGGTTAG